The DNA region CCCCCGGACATGATAAAGCTGTTCAGATAGCTTTTACCGACATTCATAGATTGAAACGCATTGACATAGTTTTGGAGAGTTGGATCTGCAGCTATAGCAAAAGAGTTGTTGACCACATCCGCAGAATCTTTAAAAGAGTTATTCACGATCCAGAGCAACGGAAAGATAGTGGTGAGCGACCAGATACTCAGACTAAAGTAAATAAAAAACCTGCCTATTTTTGAGCCGGTTAGGTTTAGCTGTAGCTTCTCCCATAAAGTGCGTTGTTCCAGTTTGATCTGCATGTCTTACCCCTCTCTTACTGATATATGGTTAATATGTAACCTGTTCTCGTTTCAATAAGCGATTTGTGATCAGTGCCAGTGCTACACCAAGAATCACGATATACACAGCGATCGTTGCCCCGTATCCAAACGCTTGATCAGTTATGGCTTTCCGATACATATAGGTCCCTAATACCTCCGAGGTGTTGAATGGTCCCCCTTTCGTAATAATATAAACCATTTCAAACACCCTAAAAGCACCTGTAATGGCTAAAATGATACAGATTTTGATATCGCTCCAAATCAAGGGGATGGTGATGTACACCATTCGTTTAAAGCCTGTGATCCCGTCCAGCTTAGCCGCTTCATAATAGTCGCTAGGAATTTTTAAAATAGCCGTCAGGAGGATGACGAAATAGAAGCCGACATACTGCCACACCGTTGGAATTGCAACAGCAAGGAGAGACGTTTTTTCATTAATCCACAGTACCCGTTCTAAGCCTAGATTCACTAGGATGCCGTTGAGCATTCCGTAGTTGTAGCCGTAGATTAGCGTGAACAATAAACCAATAGCCGCTCCTGAGATCACAACAGGGAAGAAAAAGGATGTTCTGAAAAATCCCCTGCCAAACTTAATTGAGTCCACCAACACCGCCAGAATCAAGGCGATACCTACCTGAAAAATAACGGCGTAGAGCATGATCTCAAGGGAATTAAACGTGGCAATGCGAATAACTTCATCCTTGAACAGACGTGCATAGTTGTCCAAACCGATAAACGTCGAGTTAAAAAAACCGTTTGATTGATAAAAGCTTTTTATTATTCCGTTAAAAAAAGGATAATAGAGAAAAACGCCTGTAATGATCACCATCGGTAATAAAAATAGAGTAATAAACAGTTTATCGCCCTTCACATAATCACCTTTAGTTTCCTAATTTTTTGTACTATCAGAATTTAAAAGTTTGCAGGTAGATAGTATAAGAAAAACTAAGGCTTTCGCCAGGACTTGGCGATAAGCCAAGTTTTTCTAAAACAATCATTCGAATAAAAGAAAGGGCTACGCCGTCCATAAACAAAGCGGGACGACGTAACGCTATGGGGAACATCAACCATACTATTTGCTATCCTCAATATCCTTAGCTTCCTGCAACACTTCTTCAGCTGTTTTTCTACCAACAGCAATATGCGGGAGGTTTGTTCGAATATGGGTAAACGCCTCAGGAGAAATTTGGGAATCTATCGGGTAAGATAGGGAGTTGGCCTCCTGCACCATTTTGTGTCCATCAAGAGCCGCACTTGATAATCCCTCTACTTCAACGTTGGCAGCAGGCACCCCTCCGTTAGCTTCAGCAAACGCTTTAACAATCTCTTTGGAGGTCAAAAACTTAATCAGCTCCAAGGCCGTTTCTTGCTTACTCTCATCCTCATGGGATTTTTTGCTTAGAAAATATCCTGAACCAAAGCCGGCCACAAGATCGCCATACGTGGCCTTCCCGCCTGGCATAACAGGGAATGGCAGAACGGTAGTATTCGCCATCACTTCCTCAGACAGTCCGCCTAGTGCCCATGAGCCATTCACCATCATCGCCGCTTGCTCCTGCTGGTATAGATTCTGGGCCATAGAATCGTTTATCGTATGCGTGTCTTTAGGAAAGGCACCCAATTCATAATGCTCTTTAATTTTGTTCAAGCCAGTGATCCAGCTCTCATGAATTCCGTCCTTTAACCCGGCCGTATTCCCTTCAGGACCGCCTGCTGATAGGATGTAATGCTCAACAAGGTAATAGGATTCATCCAAGGAACCGGCAAGTGGGACAATTCCATTTTCAGCGAACGTCTTGATGGCCGTTTCGAATTTATCCCAATCAGTCGGCAGGTCAAGCCCGTGATCCTCGAATAATTTTTTGTTTACAATCAAGCCCTCATAATAGCCTGTCAGTGGAACGGCAAAAAGCTGTCCATCCGCTTCCCGCACCTGGTCCAAAGCGGCTGGAGATAAGCCATCTGCCCAAGCTGTATCCGCTTTCAAAAGCTCGTCAAAAGGAACAACCTTTCCTGCATCAATAATGTTCCTTGAATCAGCACCTGTAAAAAAGAACGTGACATCGGGCTCGCTGTCACTAGAGAAGCTGGCAAAAACCTTCGTTCTAAACTCATCACCTGACGTTAAAGACTCCTCTGTAATCTTGACGTTCTGATGTTTTTGGGTGAACTCCTCCAGAGATTTTTTAAATACGTCAGTGGCAGGATCTGTTCCTCCAAACATCGTGATCAGATGTAGGTCAATCGTATCGCCAGAAGCTTGGCTCGTATCCTCCCCTCCTCCGCTATCCCCCTCTACGTTAGAATTTGTAATTTCATTTCCGTTTCCTGAGCAAGCTCCTAGAAATACAGCGAACACTAGAAGCATGGCTACGGTCAGCATTAAACTTTTTTTCAACCTTACCCCCACCTTTTTTCACAGTTTACAGGAATTGTCATGTTGTCTATACCAATTTTATACGTATGGAATAAATTGGTCAATACATTTTTTAGAAGAATTAAAATTATATAAGTAATATGATTATTATGAATTGAATACTTGTAAGGATGGACGGGTTACCTTCATGGACACCTAGAAACAAAAAACACACCTAATTCTCAGGTAGGTGTGTTCCTAAGTCTGCTTCTATCAGAAGCATCATCTACATATAAAGTCAAATCTCAAATTTTTAATAAACTCCTCACTCTGTTTTAAGCAGAAGGAAACAAGTTCCAAAACATTTTGATAAAACTCTTGAGAAATCTGACCTTTTGAACGATTCACCGTTTCTATGTACCTGACCACAAGCTGGTGTGTCTTGGCAAATGCCTCCTCCCATTCCTCTAAGCCGCTCACATATTCTTGTTCAAGATCTCTTACTAGCTCTCTAATGACAACAGTATGTTCCTCCTCTTGATGCTTCCAAAATTCAGCCTCATCGAGAACTCGCAATGGCATCTGATCTCCGTAATAATACTGCATGAACAGCACCTCCTTAAGTTTTTATTTATTCAAAAGCTATGAAATAAAGAACTCTAAAGGAGCGAAGAATAAGGAATTAATTAGGGAGCTAAATAAGGCTGCTTGTACTAGTAATCCATAGATAGCCCATCCCTATTGAACTTCAATCACAATATTGCCGTAGTGCTTTCACCCACAAAGCAAATTTATGCCCATTTACCGTTGAAAAAGACATGCGTGGCTTTTCTTGTTATACTTGTAAAATAGAATTAGACGTCAGACGAAGTACACGGATCAAGGAGCTAGTTAATGAGTATTCAAATGATGAAAGCAGCGGAACAAAAGCTACAGCAATACTTCGGTTACCCCACCTTCCGGCCGGGGCAAGCGGCTATAATAGAGCGTCTATTCGCTCAGCAGGATACATTAGGGATTATGCCAACGGGAGGGGGCAAGTCTGTTTGTTATCAGGTCCCCGCTTTACTTTTTTCTGGACTAACAATCGTCATTTCTCCACTCATTTCGTTAATGAAGGATCAGGTGGACGGGTTAAATGAAATGGGAATTAAAGCTACCTTTCTAAATAGTACGTTAACGGGAGAAGAGGTAGTAGATAGAATGAGGGGTTTACGCAGGGGAGACTTTCGCTTGCTTTACCTAGCTCCCGAACGGCTAGAAATGGATAGCTTTGTAAGGTTTCTAGGAGAGCTACCCCTTTCTCTAGTAGCGATTGATGAGGCTCATTGCATGTCTCAGTGGGGTCATGATTTTAGGCCAAGCTACCTTAGCATCCGGTCATGGCTTCAAAGCTTACCTCAAAAGCCAGCCGTTCTAGCTCTAACAGCCACAGCCACTGTTGATGTGCAGCAGGATCTAAT from Bacillus horti includes:
- a CDS encoding carbohydrate ABC transporter permease — its product is MKGDKLFITLFLLPMVIITGVFLYYPFFNGIIKSFYQSNGFFNSTFIGLDNYARLFKDEVIRIATFNSLEIMLYAVIFQVGIALILAVLVDSIKFGRGFFRTSFFFPVVISGAAIGLLFTLIYGYNYGMLNGILVNLGLERVLWINEKTSLLAVAIPTVWQYVGFYFVILLTAILKIPSDYYEAAKLDGITGFKRMVYITIPLIWSDIKICIILAITGAFRVFEMVYIITKGGPFNTSEVLGTYMYRKAITDQAFGYGATIAVYIVILGVALALITNRLLKREQVTY
- a CDS encoding ABC transporter substrate-binding protein: MKKSLMLTVAMLLVFAVFLGACSGNGNEITNSNVEGDSGGGEDTSQASGDTIDLHLITMFGGTDPATDVFKKSLEEFTQKHQNVKITEESLTSGDEFRTKVFASFSSDSEPDVTFFFTGADSRNIIDAGKVVPFDELLKADTAWADGLSPAALDQVREADGQLFAVPLTGYYEGLIVNKKLFEDHGLDLPTDWDKFETAIKTFAENGIVPLAGSLDESYYLVEHYILSAGGPEGNTAGLKDGIHESWITGLNKIKEHYELGAFPKDTHTINDSMAQNLYQQEQAAMMVNGSWALGGLSEEVMANTTVLPFPVMPGGKATYGDLVAGFGSGYFLSKKSHEDESKQETALELIKFLTSKEIVKAFAEANGGVPAANVEVEGLSSAALDGHKMVQEANSLSYPIDSQISPEAFTHIRTNLPHIAVGRKTAEEVLQEAKDIEDSK